GATCCCCCTGAGGTCctgttttcagaagaaaaatacaaaaagcgCTTCACTTTCGCCGAGAACGGCAGCGCACTCAGCATCTCCCAGCTGAGCTTGGAGGATGCCGGGATCTACTCGGTAAAGATCGATGGGAAAATATCCACGTTCACCCTACACGTGTACGGTAGGTGCTTCTAGCGctgcttttggggtttgttcTGCTCAAAGGGGTTTCCTGACACTCTCgtctgcccctgtccccaggggagctggcagagcccaCGGTGACCTGCGAGGCCCAGAACTGCTCGGCCGGGAGCTGCCGCTTCTCCTTGCGCTGCTCCGTGTCCGGCACCGGCCTCGGGAGCATCTCCTACCTCTGGAGCAAGGGGGAACGGCCGTTGGATGAGGGGCCCACGGTGCTGGTGGTGAATAAATCATCCGGGAACGGGCCGGAGTCACTCACGTGCACGGCACGGAACCCCGTCAGCAGCCGGAACGTCACcgtggtggcacctggggacctCTGCACAGGTGAGAGCCGTGGGAAGGTTTGGGATtgtgatgggatgggattgggatgggattgggatgggatgggctgaTCCCACTCTCCGGGGCTGCAGCTTTTCCCCGGAGCGGTGGCTCGGGATGCAGAGGGAAGTGCTGACCTCTCTCCCTGTTCTCTCCCCTCACCAGAAAACGCCACGCACCCTCCCGGCCCCGGTGAGCTGCCACCCCCTGTCCATGTCCAGCCGCGCTCCCGAGCGTCCCCAGGCGTCCCCGTGTGCCCGGGGCAGCTTTTCCATGTGTGGCCGGGGAGGGGGATTGGGGAGCCTGAGCCCAGCAccctccagctcctcccaaAGCCCTTTCCAGGGAATGTTGGGGCTCTCCGGGCAGTGCCCTCAGCACCCCCGGgctggctctgtcccctggGGGATGTCGGGAGGGCAGGAGTCCGCCCAGAGTTTGGGATGGGAGCACCGAGTCCATCCGTGTTCATGGAATCCCATCGATCTGCAGAAATATCCCActgaccccaaatctccccaagaGACCGGGGTGCTCCTGTCCTGGCAGGACTGGGAGATCTccagaggttccttccaacccagtgattctgggattttgggatcttgggattctgggatcttgggattctgggattttgggattctgggattctcctGCCACTGCTTCCGCAAAGCTGCTTGTCCTCGTCCAAGATCTTCCAGAATGAGGGATccagggagggatttggggccgggtTCCGTCTGCCTCGATGCCAGGAAGAACCAGATTTATTTGGGGATGTTACCACTGGATCTTCTTCCCTTTCCAGATGCCTCCTCAGACACCTGGGCCGGGATTGGCGTTGGAGCCAGCCTTGGAATTGTGTTTTTATCAGTTGTCCTCTTTGTGCTCCTCTGTAAATCCAAAGGTGAGCTCATTCCCACATGGCAAACCAGCCCTGGAgccctggggagcaggaggtgggacCTGGGAGGGGGGCActgatttggggcagatttggggtggatttagggtggatttggggtggatttggggctgctACTGACTCGGTGTCGCTTCTCCCCCAGGCTGGAGGAAATCCCATCTCTCCAAAGAGAAGAGGATGAacccaggtgggattttggggcagttctCTGCCATTCCCTCACTGCCGAGATGTCCCCGAGGTGGTTTTTATCCGTATTTTGTTGTTTCCGTGAGCTGGAACAAATCTCCCTCCTCCTGTTTTGCCCCTGCATGTgtctgggtgggattttggggctggctCAGGGCAGGCTCCTCACGGATGAGAATTTGGATCCGAGTTTTCTGGAGGCAGCTGTGGGCAAACCCACCTGGCACAGCGCTTCCAATGGGAAATTTGGACgcaaaaatgggattttaaagggtttaaatccccttttccccccacctCTGTTCCATGAGCAATGAGGGCTTCACATGAAGGAGAAACAAACGGATTTtgtcctgggatttgggatttaaaccaaaaaaagtgaattttccCTGTCCTTGGTGCTGGAAGAGCATCCCAATCCTACAGCGACCAGGGAGGGTGGGATGAGGAGCAATTCCCAAATGCAGCAGCTCCGAGGGCCTTTGGGGTCAAGGTTTCACCTGAGCTGGCACTCCCGAGGTCGGGATTCCCCCCACGCCCCAACCAGGAGCATCCAGGGGGATTCCCTGcatcccaaactccccaaattcctgattttttcccccatttcagTGACCGCAGTCGATTACACGACCATGTACGCCGAGGTGGGCCCTTCCCATCAGGTGAGCCCGGGGATCCCCGTCCCCTCCGCAGTCCctgcggggctggggacagcctggggacagcctggggacagcctggggacagcccagggacagcccagggacagcccagggacacGGTGGGCGCAGCTGGACAATCCCTGGCTGGGCCAGCTGGTTCCTTCCGGGAATTCCAAGGGGGATGTGCCACAGCTGGGGTGGCCCAAGGGCACCTGAActtcctggggtgtccccagaaCTCCGTGTCCATCCCCAAAAACTTGGCTGCCCCTCCAAAGGGAGGGATCAGAGAatgatgggatttttggggggttgggtgGGACCTTaaaatcatcccattccatgggcagggacaattCCCACTATCCTGGGATGCACCAACCCCGCCTTGGGATGGGGCAACGCTTCCAGAGGGGGATCTTTGAGGGGtcttgggatttgggatgtctTTTCCAACATCAAGCCCTAAAACGCTGCTAAAACCCTTTTCCCCCAGTGTATCCCAAATGGAATTAAAGCCAAACCAAAGGAGGCCCCGGAATCCTCCACAACCATTTATTCCCTGGTCAAGCGTCCGGGTCAGGTGAGCTGGGAGAGCCCAGGGTGGGAGATGGAACCCCtggagctggggacagggacagaggggtCCAGAGCCTTCCCACAGATCCCGGGATCCCTCTCCAAGGGTGGGATCAGCCCCCACGATCCCAAACCGAGCCTGTGTCCGTTTGTCGTCGTAGGCCAGCGATGGGGAGGAGGAAAACACCACAGCAAGCCTCCTGGAGCTGGTCtagaaggacctggagctgctttaAAGGGTCTGGAGCTGGTCTAGAAGAACCTGGAGCTGGTTTTAAGGGTCTGGAGCTGGTTTAAAGGGTCTCCACTCCTCGGTCACACAGGTGGACCCCACAATGTGACTCTGGAAAGGCTCCGGCATCCACAATCCCGCTTCGGAGGTGGATCCCATGGATCTcaccctcccttttccctcctcatcGCTGCTGCCTCGCAtctcccctgggcagcctcagTTCACGAATTCAGGGAGCATTCGGAGCCCTTTGGGATCTTTCCCCTTGATTTTGACAGCTCCACGGGGTTCAGGCTCCTTTTCccactgtcataggttagcaaggatagtcccggaagggatgtccttgccaaggagtgcttacagcttcctctgggacctgacagaacctatcagctggccagtttgaatatgcacaattctttaagccacttaaagttgtgaccgcctctgtgatccacacttaagaacagacaaactccccccccaagctctctctcgtttccagtgctgggacaggtggctgcaggccccgtgcgggggccagagggcccggccaggccctgcttgggtcAGGCCGGGgacgggccacggccagcctggagccatgagcctgttccagccatggaaccccccccccccccactgccttgccgtgggcggccagagcggctcggaaccccccccctactgcggccaagatttcagcaaagcggcacctctgttcggcagaggtcaggtgaccaacagcgataagccacacagctgcaaggccggggtgagattaacccttttattgctttgaagagctgaaaacctgagggaagagagagaggagatgcttaaagctgaaattctgttgtgaagctatgatatatcagagtatcccgttgtaatttcatgaagatatggggggtggagtgttcaactcgtaagcaatagcacctgcgctgagataggcagatgctgacacagctgtaatttcatgagaagtttggacagagagagatgaaccagatgaggacttttgctccaaatgggaaaggagaaaacctcatttcctagagatgctcccagagatagccctaacgatgaagatgaggaagaccctttgctcccagggaaggagaagggcctctgtttctttgtttctgaacagctcaaccttaaaatcgtaccccaaaaaactttcaagagtggaccctcgaaagcagctgcgggaaaagctgcaagtcgggggaagggactcacatgtgagcagagagactcctcttcctaaatggactgaacaatatttggaagtgggcggctgtctcatttgtgataatgttttcatagcacgagcaagaagagacttctctttctaaatggactgaacaaggttattatggaagtgataaacagactgagcatcttaagggttgtcttttcacattgtcagtgggagaagggaggaaggtggggggaggaggagagttctgaaggtggtataatttttttttttttccttttcttcttttaggtctgttaataaacttttttatattttttcaagtttggtgccttctttgcatttctcctaattcttatctcacagaagataaacagtaatgagtattttagcccaaaccactacacccaCCCTCTCCCACCGGGATCCCGGACCAGAGCTCTGCAAACGCTGCAAGGATTCGGGGCCGAGCCTCGGGATGCCCGGACAGGCTGGAGGAGCCTCTTAAAAGGGTTttttcatggaatcccagaattcctGACATTGTAAAATCCCTCCAGGACCATCAGTTCCAGCCTGGGACCAGTCCTGGCCACTCAGAGCAAGGTCTAGCggttccttggacacctccagggatggcgcCTGCAAACCGGCTCCTTTTAATGTGGAAAACCCGTTTTTTCAAGGCATTCTCCCAGGATTTACTTTTAGAAATGGTTTGTTCCCCTCCTGTTCTGCTTCATTTTGAAAGCTGCAAAAAGTCAGCTTCTTGCTTGGCTTACGGGAAACGAAAATAACGCCAGGAAGTTGAAGCAAGAACCGCAAGAACCTTCCCTCATCTCACCTCAGAGTTGTGGTTTCAGCACCTGCTCCCTTCCCATGCTGCCAGGACTTTCCAAAATTTGTTGCACCTCCCCCCAGAAAAACTCAGCCCCACCAattcctgcagggctgggatttgggatcggggaTCAGGGATTCGGGACGACTTTGAGGAAAACGGGACATGACTTGGAAGTGTTTGGATGTGGGGTTTTGATGTGGGGTGAGGGATTTGTGCCAcactgctggggctgggtgGATTCCCAGCAGGAATCTGGGAATCCCAGCAGGACTCTGGTGATTACAGAAGGAATCCCGGCAGGAATCCCGGCAGGAATCCCATCAGGAATCCCATCAGGAATCCCGGCAGGAATCCCAGCAGGAATCCCGGCAGGAATCTCCGGGAGCGGTGCCGGGATGCAGAATCCCTTTGGGATTTGGAGACAGCGACCTGAACGTGGGACATGgggcccttccctgctccccaaaaccacccgaaACCTGTGCCCCAAAACCATGAGCTGACCTCGATTTTCCGATGCCTCTGGACACGGCCGCTCCTGGGAATTCTCTTCCCGGCCGTGCCTCTTCCCGCTGCTCCTTGTCCGTGCCTCGGTGAATTATTCACAGATGAAACTGGAGCTGCCTTTGAAGTGCCTGGCTGCGGGAACTTCTGGAATACAAATTCCCGGTGCATCCTGGCTCCCTTCCTGCCTGCAAATCACTTTTTTGTCACGGAATAATTCCTGTTGCCCCAGTGTTTTTGGATACTTGGGATCAAATAAAATGTATTCTGGTTTTGTAGAGGAGGGATTTGCTCACGTGGCTCCAAATCCGTCCTTGGAAATCCTTGTCTTGGATTGGGATTTGTGCAACTCCAGGGGTtgtcctgaagggatttggggcagtgctggagcttcCCTCTGCCCTTGGATTGGGGTTGGGAAAGCTCCAGTGGCTCCGGGGATTGTCCcgaagggatttggggcagtGCTGAAGTTCCCCCGCTCCTTGCCCAGACCTCCAACCCCTTCCCCGCCACTTCCCACGGAGCAACGACTCCTTGGGGTGCAAAAATCACCCCATGGAGGGGGGAAATGACTCCACGGGGTGGAGAAATGACTCCAGGGGATGATTTTCACCCGTTGCTCCACCAATTTCAGCACCTTTGTGCCCCAACTGACTCTTCCTGAGtaagaaggggaaggaagaggttTCATTGGGGGCCGGGagggggatggggcacagcaggATGAGGCCAAGCAGCTTTTGGGGCTTCTGCCtcgccctgctctgctctggggccGGTGAGTGGGGCCGGGGGAGCCTcggggtgtggggctggagcgaggaggaggaagaggctgaaGGCAGCGGGGGCAGCTCAGGGAGGTCCCTTTAGGGCGTTCCCTGGGGGTTAAGCTCAGGTTTGGGTTGAGCCCGGCTTTGCTGAGCCTTGTTTGTGTTCccaggagggttttggggtcttccgagctgtcccagcaccccaaatccatcccaatgCGGATCAGGAGGGGCTTTTGAACCGTTTTTGGGGCTTCCGTTGGTTTTAATCTCGGTGTGATCTTGGCATGGCCACGAATGGGACTTGGAGGATCCTGGTGGCTCCTTCCACCTCACATCCCACAGCTCCATGCCCCAAATCGGGATCTTTCAGGGGATTTTATAATTCCCTGCTTGGCTCTGCTCGAGTTCAGCCCCCTCGGAGAGCTGTGGGACATCCCGAGCTGGAAAAACCCACCCGGATCATCCAACCCCACCCCAGACCCTGCGCAggacatcccaaaatcccaaaatcctgaTAAACCCTCCCGGAGCTTTTGGGGCAGGGACCATCCCCTGTTCTGTTCCCCACAACCCTCCGGGGGATGAATTTTCGGGATCtccatcccaaattcctcctggaaCACCTCCAGCCATTCCTGGATCCTGAGCCCGGCCCCttggaattcctgggatttcccCTCACTCTCCTCTCCTCCGAAATTTCCTTTTGGGGCCCCTCCtgacccttcgccccctggtgATGTCCCCAAACTCTGTCCCACATCccctgaggggacacggggctcCATGTTCCCGTTCCTGATCCCTGATTTCGCGGGAGAATGGacaaatcccattcccagctctcggCTTCCAAGAAGAGGAGCCGGGCAATGGCAGCGTCACCCAGCCCGAGGAGGCCCCGGGGCCACCAGGACACCCCATCACAGCCACCGGGCACGCGGGGACAACGGGGACAGCGGTGACAACGTGGCCGAGGGCCACCACGACCCCTCCTTGGAGCGGGGACCTCGCGGTGACACCGGAGGGGAACCAAACCCGTGAGTTCCACGGGAGGGAGGTGTCACCGTCCTGGAGGACCTGTCACCCTTATGGGGGATGTGTCACCCTCCCGGGGGATGTGCCACCACCCTGGGTGACCTGTCACCCTCACGGGGGATTTGTCACCATCCCAAGGAGGTGACACCACTCTGGGGGATTTGTCACTGTCCTGGGGGACCTGTCACCCTCACGGGGGATTTGCCACCACCCTTGGGGACCTGCCACCCTCATGGGGGACCTGTCACCCTCACAGGGGATTTGCCACCCTCCTGGGGGACCTGTCACCCTCACAGGGGACCTGTCACCCTCACAGGGGACCTGCCACCCTCACGGGGGATTTGTCACCATCCCACGGAGGTGACACCATCCTGGAGGGCCTGCCACCACTCTGGGTGACATGTCACCCTCCTGGGGGTCCCGCCACCACTCTGGGGGGATTTGTCACCACTTTTGGGGACCTGCCACCTTCACGGGGGATTTGTCACCATCCCAAGGAGGTGACACCATCCTGGAGGGCCTGCCACCACTCTGGGGGATTTGTCACCACCCTGGGGGATTTGTCACCCTCTCAGAAGACCTGCCACCATCCTTGGTGACCTGTCACCCTCCCAGGGACTTGCCACCATCCCTAGGGGACCTGTCACCATCCCTAGGGGACCTGCCACCCTCACGGGGGATTTGTCACCATCCCAAGGAGGTGCCACCATCCTGGGGGACCTGCCACCATCCCTAGAGGACCTGCCACCACCCTTGGGGACCTGCCACCCTCCTGGGGGACCTGTCACCCTCACAGGGGATGTTCCACCACCCTTGGGGACCTGTCACCCTCCTGGGGGACCTGTTACCCTCATAGGGGATGTTCCACCACCCTTGGGGACCCGCCACCCTCCCAGAACATCCcgaccccccctttttccctgtgcCCGTCCCCCCCCGgccacctctgtccccactTTTCCCACAGGCACCTCCTCGGGTGTCCCAGTCCGTTACTGGTCCCCCGTCCTCTTcgtgctgctggccctgctcgTGCTCTTTGTCACCTACCAGAGGACCAAGGGCAAAGGTCAGAGCCCCCCcccggcaccccaaaacctccagaagtgcccccaaaatgcccccaaaatgtcGCTTTTTGGGGTGTGGCACCATCAGGGGGATCCTgatccccaaaaaagcccccttTTGGTCACAGCTCAGGCCCCAGGGGGTTCTCCTCACTCAGATCTGGTTCGGAAATTCCCGAATGCATCCCAAATTTCCCTTCCAAGCTCAAATTTGCCACTTTTGGGGTCACCACTGCCTCTTGCTCAGCTCTGGCCCTAAAATTCCTGAAAttcatcccaaatttcccatccGAGATAAAATTTGTCTCTTCTGGTGTCACCTCTGCTCTTTCCCTCTCTAATTTCcacaaattttggggttttttccccacttcaAACCCAAACTGGGGCTCGGCAGCTCCATTTTGGGTTTTCccaaaggggatttggggtagaAAATCCAGGTTTTGGGTCTGTCCTGATCACAGGGATCCAGGACCGGGCCATGAGCGGCAGCGACTCCTCAGGTGAGCCCTGCGGGGTTGGGGTTGTACTGGGGCAACTGGTTTTACTGGGAATGCTGGTTTTACTgggatattttgttttattggggtattttttttttttaaattgggaTATTTTGATTTCACTGGGATGATATTTTTTATTGGGATATTGTATTTTCTCggggtgttttctttttgctgagGCAATTTATCGCGCTGGGATATTGTACCGGGATATTAATTTTTATCGGGATATTCAATTTTATCGAGATATTCATTTTTATTGGGATATTCAATTTTATCGGGATATTCATTTTTATCGGGATATTCATTTTTATCGggatatttattttcattgggATATTTTTATTCTATTGGAATATTTTCTCCTAATGGGGTATGGATGAAGGGATCGAGGCCATCCCCTGAAGGATTGGGGACATCCAGAGGTGGCATTAGggtccttccatcccaaacttTTCCAGGATTCCCTAGGTTGGATTAGTTGGGATTTTAGGGATAAATTCAGGATCCTGGCCCAGGTCATTCagtggattccccatccctggaagtgcccaattCCAggttggagccacctgggatagtgggaatgtcccttcccatgggatTGGGGTGATCCTAAAGCTcctcccatcccaaaccattccatgatccccAAATCCCGTGAATTCCCTGCTCTCAGCGCCCTCATTCCAACCCTTCCCACGCAGATTTGGGAGCCCTGGTCCAGCCCCCCGTCCATGACCccatcccaaaaatcccggcCCTACAGGTGAGCCTGGGATGGGAAAACTCTCCAGGGAATTGGGAAGGGTCTGAGCCAGGTCTGGGAGGGTCTGAGCTGGGTCTGGGAGGGTCAAAGCCGGGTCTGGGAGGGTCAAAGCTGGGTCTAGGAGGGCTCAAATCTGGGTCTAGGAGGGCTCAAAGCTGGGTCTAGGAGGGCTCAAATCTGGGTCTAGGAGGGCTCAAAGCTGGGTCTGGGAGGGCTCAAAGCTGGGTCTGGGAGGGCTCAAAGCCGGGTCTGGGAGGGTCAAAGCCAGGTCTAGGAGGACTCAAAGCCAGGTCTAGGAGGGTCAAAGCCAGGTCTAGGAGGGCTCAAAGCTGGGTCTAGGAGGGCTCAAAGCTGGGTCTAGGAGGGCTCAAAGCTGAGTCTCAACCCCAGACCaaccccgtgcctcagtttcccctccaATCCTACCCCGAGGACTCTCCATGGAATTCCTGCCTCTTTTCcagagggaaaggaaggatCCCGAGACCCCTCCAGACCTGGACCACACCGAGACCACCTTCAGCCAGCCAGAGCCATCCCAAGCCCCGGGAGTGCCAGGAGAAAGGGAATTCCTGGGATAAAGGGACAATTCCTGGGATAAAGGGACaattccagcccctcccaactcccgcttttcctcctccccagctgGACTTGCTCCCGGGTGACTCCTGAGGGTCCCCAGGGGTGGCCCAGTGGCTTCCAGGCCACCCCGAGGTCCCGCCGGTGTCCCCTGCGTGAGGACAGGGCGGGGACAACACAAAAAAGTGGGATTTTATCCCAAAAAACCCTTGGAATTTCTCTTCTGGGACGCCTctgtcattttttccccccgtgttttggggcagttctgggggatttggggtgcgggggaaggtttgggggttcgtggatggaaaaaaaccctaaaagggTGGAATAACccagcccccaccccaaaaaacccccccagggctCCTCAGGTGATTGAGGGGCTCagagcagaattttttttgGGGCAGCCCTAAAAACCAGGACGGGGCCTGAGGGGTCGGGGCTGGTGTGGGATGAGCACAGGAGGAGTTGGgcatccaccccaaatcctcggccccaaaattcccgagcTTTTGGCCCCACAGATCCCAAAAGTTTGGTTCTGTAGATCCCTAAACTTTAGTGGCAAAGCCCCCAAATCCTTGGCCTTATAAACCCCATACCTCGaacccagagaccccaaatctTTGGCTCCACAAACCCCAAACTCTGCCCTGTAAATTCCAAATCCTGTTggccccacagaccccacaCCTTGGCtccacagaccccaaatccttgGCCCCACAGACTCCAAATCCTtgaccccacagaccccaaacTCTCGGCCCCCACAGACCCCAAGccaaaaggaattaaaatttaaaaaaagccaaaacgggttcattttattaaaaaaaaaaaaaaaaaaaaattgtacaaTTGTAGTTcctctatgaaaaaaaaaaccagaaacaaaaccaaaaaacaaccgAACACCAACAGAAAAATTCCTACCACTGCCGGAACGCTCCGATCCACTGCAAAAAACCGGGAAAATCcaagcttttccttttctttatatatattaaaaaccaTTAATTTGACATTTTACAACTTTCTACACGCATGCACAAAGGTCTCAGCTCGGCGGGAAAACGAAATCCAAACCCAAGCCCAAAAACGGAaccaaaaaaatgggattttttttatctcCTGGAATTCCCGGATGGAAAATctcccccagcccaggcagATCCAGCCGAAGGATCGGGGGGTGAAATCCGGATCCTTCGGCCCCAAAAGGCTGGAAAAtgatgggagcagcaggagggggttgaaattcccccccaaaaaagttcCCCCCAAAAGAAGTTccccaaaaattggggatttcctggaattgggatggggatggatcCGCCCATTTTGCTACTGGTGCTTACTGGGGAAGCCTCCCCCGGCTCCAAACTCCCCTCTTTTAGTGCTTAGgacaaaaccaaccccaaaatccGACCCCGAAACGCCTCCCTGGAATGAAATCCGGCACTTCCAACCCCTCAAGGCTGGAGATGGAATCTGGAgcggggaaaagaaaaaaaacggggaaaaaaattccaaatcgATCCGTGAGGtattaacaaaaaaatcagGAGAAGGCAAACCCAGCTCCTTTTGCATCCCGGTGGGAATTCGGTGGGATCGCCACGGGGCCACCTCACCGAGGGACGCTCCTTAAGGACCTCGCTGACCTCTTCCAGGAGTTCCTCAGGGTTATGGATCCAGGATCACTCCAACGGCACCGGGAAGCCCCCACGGAAATGccgctgggatttgggaagtgGATCCCCTGAGGAGCTGCAAATCCcacctaaaaaaccccaatccaaCCTTCAGCTCCTCCAAAAAACCAGATTTCCACTCGTTTCCCCTAAAAACCCATCGGCAGAGGAGGAGGCTCCTGAAACCTGGGATACACCAGGGAGCTTTTCCATAGCAGCCGTGGATCGTGGAGGTGATTCCAAAAtccttcccctcccaccccccagaaaaaaattcccttgGGATGaaatcccagccccagggcCGGGCAGTGGTTTAAGGCCAGAGCCAGGACAGTTGTCCAGGAGAAAATGGACAGGAGCAGAAGGTCCgtgggacctggagctgctccgaGAT
The nucleotide sequence above comes from Aphelocoma coerulescens isolate FSJ_1873_10779 chromosome 25, UR_Acoe_1.0, whole genome shotgun sequence. Encoded proteins:
- the LOC138098724 gene encoding SLAM family member 9-like isoform X1, whose protein sequence is MSMNSFQLQLLALLMLLHTAVCADGTTEVIGAVGASVTFPIQIPAGSAGFWNFGSDPIATVLPRDPPEVLFSEEKYKKRFTFAENGSALSISQLSLEDAGIYSVKIDGKISTFTLHVYGELAEPTVTCEAQNCSAGSCRFSLRCSVSGTGLGSISYLWSKGERPLDEGPTVLVVNKSSGNGPESLTCTARNPVSSRNVTVVAPGDLCTENATHPPGPDASSDTWAGIGVGASLGIVFLSVVLFVLLCKSKGWRKSHLSKEKRMNPGGILGQFSAIPSLPRCPRVTAVDYTTMYAEVGPSHQCIPNGIKAKPKEAPESSTTIYSLVKRPGQASDGEEENTTASLLELV
- the LOC138098724 gene encoding SLAM family member 9-like isoform X2, with protein sequence MSMNSFQLQLLALLMLLHTAVCADGTTEVIGAVGASVTFPIQIPAGSAGFWNFGSDPIATVLPRDPPEVLFSEEKYKKRFTFAENGSALSISQLSLEDAGIYSVKIDGKISTFTLHVYGELAEPTVTCEAQNCSAGSCRFSLRCSVSGTGLGSISYLWSKGERPLDEGPTVLVVNKSSGNGPESLTCTARNPVSSRNVTVVAPGDLCTENATHPPGPDASSDTWAGIGVGASLGIVFLSVVLFVLLCKSKGWRKSHLSKEKRMNPVTAVDYTTMYAEVGPSHQCIPNGIKAKPKEAPESSTTIYSLVKRPGQASDGEEENTTASLLELV